In a genomic window of Capsicum annuum cultivar UCD-10X-F1 unplaced genomic scaffold, UCD10Xv1.1 ctg1489, whole genome shotgun sequence:
- the LOC107851084 gene encoding uncharacterized mitochondrial protein AtMg00810-like encodes MACHLHGHETAFYVGKFGVFYLSAWLLSLIVFRTPLPHRLVGIPASTPIEFNHKLAFLEFDKHLNHNSELDKELSDSTKYQRLVGRLLYLTMTRPDIVFVVQVLSQFMHSPNQSPMEAALRVARYIKGTAGLRLFMPSSRCSNLVAFCDSDWGSYVETRKSVTGYIVKFGDAVIS; translated from the coding sequence ATGGCGTGCCACCTACATGGTCATGAAACCGCCTTTTATGTTGGAAAGTTTGGGGTCTTCTACCTGTCCGCCTGGCTACTCTCTCTGATAGTCTTCCGTACCCCTCTGCCTCACCGTCTAGTTGGTATCCCAGCATCTACTCCTATTGAATTCAATCATAAACTTGCTTTCTTAGAGTTTGATAAACATCTTAATCACAACTCTGAGTTGGATAAAGAACTAAGTGATAGCACCAAGTATCAAAGATTGGTTGGAAGATTATTATACCTAACTATGACAAGACCTGATATTGTGTTTGTGGTGCAAGTACTAAGTCAATTTATGCACTCACCTAATCAATCACCTATGGAAGCTGCACTTAGAGTAGCGAGATACATAAAAGGTACAGCAGGACTTAGGTTGTTTATGCCTAGCAGCAGGTGTTCCAATCTAGTAGCATTTTGTGACTCTGACTGGGGCTCATATGTGGAGACCAGAAAATCAGTCACTGGTTATATTGTTAAGTTTGGAGATGCAGTGATCTCTTAG